Proteins from one Anastrepha obliqua isolate idAnaObli1 chromosome 2, idAnaObli1_1.0, whole genome shotgun sequence genomic window:
- the LOC129238874 gene encoding brahma-associated protein of 60 kDa, producing the protein MSQRFAPGQPGPAPVPGQPRYQPPPPQTAGMRPYATGGAFPQRGFPLHQNTSQPGQSNTNSPGGPPLHQRASQPGFQSGLRGSGSGGGNKRSAEARNINSSQNKGDFVAAKKKKKLADKILPQKVRDLVPESQAYMDLLTFERKLDATIMRKRLDIQEALKRPMKQKRKLRIFISNTFYPSKEPSNEGDEGSVASWELRVEGRLLEDGKGDPTTKIKRKFSSFFKSLVIELDKELYGPDNHLVEWHRTHTTQETDGFQVKRPGDRNVRCTILLLLDYQPLQFKLDPRLARLLGVHTQTRPVIISALWQYIKTHKLQDAHEREYINCDKYLEQIFGCQRMKFAEIPQRLNPLLHPPDPIVINHFIESGAENKQTACYDIDVEVDDTLKNQMNNFLMSTASQQEIQGLDTKIHETVDTINQMKTNREFFLSFAKDPQKFIHRWIVSQTRDLKAMTDVVGNPEEERRAEFYYQPWTHEAVSRYFFTKVNQKRAELEQALGIRNV; encoded by the exons ATGTCGCAAAGATTTGCTCCTGGTCAACCAGGACCTGCCCCAGTACCGGGTCAACCTCGATACCAACCACCTCCTCCTCAAACAGCTGGGATGCGTCCATACGCCACCGGTGGTGCTTTTCCG CAACGTGGATTTCCATTGCATCAAAATACATCGCAACCTGGACAAAGTAATACAAATTCTCCAGGTGGGCCACCATTGCATCAACGGGCTTCACAACCTGGTTTTCAAAGTGGTCTTAGGGGTAGCGGCTCTGGGGGTGGAAACAAGAGGTCAGCTGAAGCACGTAATATTAACAGCAGTCAAAATAAAGGAGATTTTGTAGcggcaaagaaaaagaaaaagcttGCAGATAAAATTTTGCCACAGAAAGTACGCGATCTGGTACCAGAATCGCAAGCGTACATGGATCTACTCACATTTGAGAGAAAACTAGATGCCACTATCATGCGGAAACGGCTTGATATCCAAGAAGCGTTGAAAAGGCCAATGAAACAGAAACGAAAACTACGTATCTTTATCTCTAATACATTTTATCCCAGTAAAGAGCCAAGCAATGAAGGAGATGAAGGCTCCGTGGCCTCTTGGGAACTCCGTGTTGAAGGTCGTTTGTTAGAGGATGGAAAGGGAGATCCtaccacaaaaataaaaagaaaattctcttccttttttaagtCCTTGGTAATTGAACTGGATAAGGAGTTGTATGGTCCGGATAACCACTTGGTTGAGTGGCATCGCACCCACACTACCCAAGAAACTGATGGCTTCCAAGTGAAACGTCCAGGTGACAGAAACGTACGGTGtacaattttgcttttgttggatTACCAACCATTACAATTCAAATTGGATCCCAGACTAGCACGTCTCCTTGGCGTTCATACTCAGACACGTCCAGTAATAATTTCTGCACTCTGGCAATAtataaaaactcataaattgcAAGATGCTCATGAGCGGGAGTATATAAATTGTGACAAGTATTTAGAGCAGATATTTGGGTGTCAGCGAATGAAATTCGCCGAGATACCACAACGCCTCAACCCGCTTCTTCATCCACCAGATCCAATTGTGATCAACCATTTTATTGAAAGTGGTGCAGAGAACAAGCAAACTGCATGTTATGATATCGAcgttgaagttgatgacacACTTAAAAATcagatgaataattttttaatgagtacaGCCAGTCAGCAGGAAATTCAAGGTTTGGATACAAAGATTCATGAAACAGTCGATACCATTAATCAGATGAAAACTAATCGCGAGTTCTTTTTGAGTTTTGCGAAAGATCCACAGAAATTTATCCATCGTTGGATAGTAAGCCAAACCCGAGATTTGAAG GCAATGACGGATGTTGTTGGTAACCCTGAGGAAGAACGTCGAGCAGAATTCTACTATCAACCATGGACTCATGAAGCTGTCTCACGTTATTTCTTTACAAAAGTAAATCAGAAGCGCGCCGAATTGGAACAAGCCTTGGGTATACGTAATGTTTAA
- the LOC129238938 gene encoding 26S proteasome non-ATPase regulatory subunit 5, producing the protein MSESWFCEQIENLKIQENRMSTLSEIRVRLSQLDGSSNSQLEAHVANCLLNAPEIYECLNESSECDQQCELATDILSMCMSNMHIGQNNMPVYLERALTHPRPRIQAIVFKTILKQLEKEQNQSAESDISDELLNHVLKGLQHEDTEVGVPVVDILSIALKSRLDQIAIKQKLLDVLSCSEIIKCRVYELAVNLAKQSPSMLQQVEFLLDRALSELDNDDVLFQVNILEILVSLAEQNHGLLYLEDRQVFEIISRRVENVEQNPIDHLLIPGIMKFFGKAASVQPQKVIVGYPHMIQCFFQSILSGDVSILPAAFDTFANLALSKKGKQLLDQNYPAMIKETFEEIASYLRNLSTDLKNRAFNTLEIIFTTESVSQADIDELLRKWFVYLAGGENMQFLMDFCRNPFPDIKVACLSFIKSVCRHRWGVVALKDTAGFVEYLLDRKIEFDKEAKYKKFELISLLADSDVFDIQTNIQLRTYANEGPYFIQSIMDIATEGN; encoded by the exons ATGAGTGAGAGCTGGTTTTGCGAACAAATAGAAAATCTTAAGATTCAAGAGAATCGTATGTCAACGCTATCTGAAATTCGCGTACGCTTAAGCCAACTTGATGGAAGTTCCAATTCTCAGTTGGAAGCTCATGTTGCTAATTGTTTGCTTAACGCTCCAGAAATTTATGAATGTTTAAATGAAAGCAGTGAATGTGATCAACAATGTGAACTTGCCACTGATATATTATCCATGTGCATGTCGAACATGCACATTGGTCAAAACAATATGCCAGTGTATTTGGAACGTGCATTGACCCATCCGCGGCCACGGATACAAGCGATAGTGTTCAAAACAATCTTGAAGCAATTAGAAAAGGAACAAAACCAATCCGCAGAATCCGACATATCTGATGAACTCTTAAATCACGTTTTGAAAGGTCTTCAACACGAAGATACTGAAGTCGGCGTACCTGTCGTTGATATATTATCAATTGCTCTTAAATCACGTCTGGACCAAATAGCCATTAAACAAAAGTTACTAGATGTATTGTCATGCAGTGAAATCattaagtgccgtgtatatgaGCTTGCGGTGAACCTTGCTAAGCAATCGCCTTCTATGCTTCAACAAGTTGAATTTCTGCTCGATCGCGCTTTGTCAGAACTCGATAACGATGATGTGCTTTTTCAAGTcaacattcttgaaatactAGTTTCACTTGCCGAACAGAACCATGGATTATTATATCTAGAAGACAGACAAGTTTTCGAAATAATTAGTAGGCGAGTAGAAAATGTTGAACAAAATCCGATAGACCACCTACTCATCCCGGGTATTATGAAGTTTTTTGGCAAAGCCGCATCGGTGCAACCGCAAAAAGTAATTGTTGGATATCCGCATATGATACAATGCTTCTTTCAAAGCATACTTTCCGGGGACGTTTCAATATTACCAGCAGCATTCGACACCTTTG CAAATCTCGCACTATCAAAAAAGGGCAAACAGCTTTTGGATCAAAATTATCCAGCTATGATAAAAGAAACTTTCGAAGAAATTGCTTCGTATTTACGAAACCTCTCGACGGATTTAAAAAACCGTGCATTTAACACgttggaaataattttcacGACAGAGAGTGTTAGCCAGGCTGACATAGA tGAGCTACTTCGAAAATGGTTCGTATATTTAGCGGGCGGAGAAAACATGCAATTTCTGATGGACTTCTGCCGCAACCCATTCCCTGACATCAAAGTAGCTTGCTTAAGCTTTATCAAATCAGTTTGTCGCCATAGGTGGGGCGTAGTAGCGCTTAAAGACACAGCGGGCTTTGTGGAGTATTTACTTGATCGGAAAATTGAGTTTGACAAAGAGGCAAAGTACAAGAAATTCGAATTAATTAGCTTATTGGCAGATAGTGATGTTTTCGATATCCAAACGAACATTCAATTGCGCACTTACGCAAACGAAGGCCCCTACTTCATACAAAGCATAATGGACATAGCCACTGAAGGCAATTAA